A genomic region of Methylobacterium durans contains the following coding sequences:
- a CDS encoding AEC family transporter yields MNAVTIIVPIFGIILIGWAAAVAGLLSDRVSDGLSEYVFAIAVPALIIGTLTRPGLTGEVAWSYWFAYFGGAGLSWAIGSLIAIRRHGIGRQGAILHGFAASQSNTVFVGVPTILQAYGEEGAFPLFLLLAVHLPLMMGCATFLIEAEGDRSLLHRLRGLALVLLKNPIFIALFVGLCMRSAEIVPGGPVKSLIDAFSATASTCALIALGAGLKRYRVLFDLPGAAVIALLKLVLHPLAVWLLAFHVFSMPASYAGVATLFAAMPVGINAYLLAARYKTETGLVAASVLVSTLAAPFTTLAWLIVLGRS; encoded by the coding sequence ATGAACGCCGTCACGATCATTGTCCCGATCTTCGGCATCATCCTGATCGGCTGGGCGGCCGCGGTCGCGGGTCTCCTCTCGGACCGCGTCAGCGACGGCCTGTCGGAGTACGTCTTCGCGATCGCGGTCCCGGCGCTCATCATCGGCACGCTGACCCGGCCCGGCCTTACCGGCGAGGTCGCGTGGTCGTACTGGTTCGCCTATTTCGGCGGTGCCGGTCTGTCCTGGGCGATCGGATCCTTGATCGCCATCCGGCGTCACGGCATCGGGCGCCAGGGGGCGATCCTGCACGGGTTCGCCGCGAGCCAGTCGAACACCGTCTTCGTCGGCGTACCGACGATCCTGCAGGCTTACGGTGAGGAAGGCGCGTTTCCGCTCTTCCTGCTGCTTGCGGTCCACCTGCCTCTGATGATGGGGTGCGCAACCTTCCTGATCGAGGCGGAGGGTGACCGCTCGCTCCTGCACCGCCTGCGCGGGCTAGCCCTTGTCCTCCTGAAGAACCCGATCTTCATCGCCCTGTTCGTCGGGCTTTGCATGAGAAGCGCCGAGATCGTGCCCGGCGGTCCGGTCAAGTCCCTGATCGACGCGTTCTCGGCAACGGCTTCGACCTGCGCCCTGATTGCCCTCGGCGCCGGCCTGAAACGTTACCGCGTCCTGTTCGATCTGCCGGGCGCGGCGGTGATCGCGCTCCTGAAGCTCGTGCTGCACCCGCTCGCGGTGTGGCTGCTCGCCTTTCACGTCTTCTCGATGCCCGCTTCCTATGCGGGCGTCGCGACCCTGTTCGCAGCGATGCCCGTCGGCATCAACGCCTACCTGCTCGCGGCCCGCTACAAGACCGAGACGGGGCTGGTCGCCGCCTCAGTCCTCGTCTCGACGCTCGCCGCACCCTTCACAACGCTCGCGTGGCTGATCGTCCTCGGCCGAAGCTGA
- a CDS encoding DUF6894 family protein, translated as MRQRVFFDLTDGLTILADETGVVVADLDQALRQAASAIEEMRLSGQLRGEFGWRIVVRDANRTILHLLPLP; from the coding sequence GTGAGGCAGCGCGTCTTCTTCGACCTCACCGATGGCCTCACGATCCTGGCCGATGAGACGGGCGTGGTCGTGGCGGATCTCGATCAGGCGTTGCGCCAAGCCGCCAGCGCGATCGAGGAGATGCGGCTGAGCGGGCAGCTTCGAGGAGAGTTTGGCTGGCGCATCGTGGTCCGGGACGCGAACCGCACGATCCTGCACCTGTTGCCGCTGCCCTGA
- a CDS encoding helix-turn-helix domain-containing protein, whose translation MTSFLSGTRFRVAGATASEMESGSADDAPRLILASLDDAASVDSARALRAARADSILVIFGRADAPTTLPRDLCLMAQAVLDRDIGRDTLVKVLDAVMSGVTVQSANLFSWMIERPRTAPEPLSGSQQIIVAGVEDPEEPPCHPLSSRELNVLRCLADGASNKVIALKFDLAEATVKIHVKNILRKLKTQNRTQAAIWAREHGIYPK comes from the coding sequence TTGACGTCTTTCCTGAGCGGGACACGGTTTCGGGTCGCGGGCGCGACGGCCTCCGAGATGGAGAGTGGGTCGGCGGACGATGCTCCGCGCCTGATTCTCGCCTCCCTCGACGATGCGGCGAGCGTCGATTCTGCGCGCGCTCTGCGTGCGGCGCGAGCCGATTCCATTCTGGTGATCTTCGGGCGGGCCGACGCGCCCACCACACTTCCGCGGGACCTCTGCCTGATGGCGCAGGCCGTTCTCGACCGCGACATCGGTCGCGACACCCTCGTGAAGGTGCTCGATGCGGTGATGTCCGGCGTCACCGTGCAATCGGCCAACCTGTTCTCGTGGATGATCGAGCGGCCGCGGACGGCGCCCGAGCCGCTCTCCGGCTCGCAGCAGATCATCGTCGCCGGCGTGGAGGATCCCGAGGAGCCGCCGTGCCATCCGCTGTCGAGCCGCGAGCTCAACGTGCTGCGCTGCCTGGCGGACGGCGCCTCGAACAAGGTGATCGCCCTGAAGTTCGATCTCGCCGAGGCGACGGTGAAGATCCACGTCAAGAACATCCTCCGGAAACTCAAGACGCAGAACCGCACGCAGGCCGCGATCTGGGCTCGGGAGCACGGCATCTACCCGAAGTAG
- a CDS encoding MJ1477/TM1410 family putative glycoside hydrolase: MTRRSLLTSGLLGFAALAGIGAAPLIGRRVSARLASVDVRSWGCQYQQIDLGRVAASDLDMIVLDPVVDGARISLDALPNLRVKPDGGRRLVLAYLSVGEAESYRAYWQSSWRETPPDWLGPENARWPGSFAVKYWHPAWRAMIAGDGGAIDALCAAGFDGVFLDRVDAYGDWRERETQARREMVDLVGVLSARAKSQRPGFVVVAQNAEPLLMNDAYCGSIDAVSKESLLYNLHGEGVENTDDDVRWSMTYLERARARGLPVLAIEYLDDTVTRLRARARLTRLGFVPFFGNRLLDRLPV; encoded by the coding sequence ATGACTCGGCGCAGCCTCCTGACATCCGGCCTCCTCGGCTTCGCGGCGCTCGCCGGAATCGGGGCCGCCCCGCTCATCGGCCGGCGCGTCTCGGCCCGGCTCGCGAGCGTCGACGTGCGGTCCTGGGGCTGCCAGTACCAGCAGATCGACCTCGGCCGCGTCGCGGCCTCCGACCTCGATATGATCGTGCTCGACCCGGTCGTCGACGGGGCGCGCATCAGCCTCGATGCGCTCCCCAACCTGCGCGTGAAGCCCGATGGCGGGCGGCGACTCGTCCTGGCTTATCTCAGCGTCGGCGAGGCGGAGAGCTATCGCGCCTACTGGCAATCGTCCTGGCGTGAGACGCCGCCCGACTGGCTCGGGCCCGAGAACGCGCGCTGGCCGGGCAGCTTTGCCGTGAAGTACTGGCATCCGGCTTGGCGGGCGATGATCGCGGGAGACGGGGGTGCGATCGACGCGCTCTGCGCGGCGGGCTTCGACGGCGTGTTCCTCGATCGCGTCGACGCCTACGGCGATTGGCGCGAGCGCGAGACGCAGGCGCGCCGGGAAATGGTCGATCTCGTGGGCGTTCTGTCCGCCCGCGCCAAGTCGCAGCGGCCGGGCTTCGTCGTCGTAGCCCAGAATGCCGAGCCCCTGCTGATGAACGACGCGTATTGCGGCTCGATCGACGCGGTGAGCAAGGAGAGCCTGCTCTACAACCTTCACGGCGAGGGCGTCGAGAACACGGACGACGATGTGCGCTGGAGCATGACCTACTTGGAGCGCGCGCGCGCCCGCGGTCTGCCGGTCCTCGCCATCGAGTACCTCGACGACACCGTGACGCGCCTGCGGGCGCGGGCGCGGCTGACCCGTCTGGGGTTCGTCCCCTTCTTCGGGAACCGGCTGCTCGACCGGCTGCCGGTTTGA
- a CDS encoding polysaccharide biosynthesis/export family protein, which translates to MLASLLALLAGPALAAGDTVLRVGDRLKVTIFETMEVPEAPEVDKPRSGDAAAIMQTVYPRVDLSGEYGIEPGGSVSLPLFGNIEAAGRTTAAFKADLGDAFDRLFHRRCNITVSVLQRAPVFVVGAVRNPGSFAYMPGLMVLQAVALAGGDIQSGMPVQAVEASRELDRRDAARDRLKQLLLRKAALVAERDGTPVAKSADGLRHLVGAEGSSALIAGEQRMAQLRAQNLAGTRATKERAITATQDEIELLKQRMANFDAQIKVRGERLKMMEALFARQVVENERVADVRRDYVDMEGRRRDIEISLLQAEQRLDTARKALVQADSERRLTLERDIATVEAEAEAAERAYQSLAATATLMARTSPAVGREGGVVAFEIVRRTLETTETLRASEFDVLEPGDVLRARLVPPETGRPATAAVEKEAALGPNKP; encoded by the coding sequence TTGCTCGCGAGCCTTCTCGCCCTTCTCGCCGGGCCCGCGCTCGCGGCCGGCGACACGGTGCTGCGGGTCGGCGACCGCCTCAAGGTGACGATCTTCGAGACCATGGAGGTGCCGGAGGCGCCAGAGGTCGACAAGCCGCGCTCCGGCGACGCGGCCGCCATCATGCAGACCGTCTATCCCCGTGTGGATCTCTCGGGTGAGTACGGCATCGAGCCGGGCGGATCCGTATCCCTGCCGCTCTTCGGCAACATCGAGGCGGCGGGCCGGACCACCGCGGCCTTCAAGGCCGATCTCGGCGATGCCTTCGACCGGCTGTTCCACCGCCGCTGCAACATCACGGTCTCCGTCCTGCAGCGGGCACCGGTCTTCGTGGTCGGCGCCGTGCGCAATCCCGGCTCCTTCGCCTACATGCCCGGGCTGATGGTGCTGCAGGCCGTCGCGCTCGCCGGCGGCGACATCCAGAGCGGGATGCCGGTCCAGGCCGTCGAGGCGAGCCGCGAGCTCGACCGTCGCGACGCGGCGCGCGATCGCCTCAAGCAACTCCTCCTGCGCAAGGCTGCCCTCGTTGCGGAGCGGGATGGCACGCCCGTCGCCAAGTCTGCCGACGGGCTTCGCCACCTCGTCGGCGCGGAAGGCTCGTCGGCCCTGATCGCCGGGGAGCAGCGCATGGCTCAGCTCCGAGCCCAGAACCTCGCGGGCACCCGCGCGACGAAGGAGCGGGCCATCACGGCGACGCAGGACGAGATCGAGCTTCTCAAGCAGCGGATGGCGAATTTCGACGCGCAGATCAAAGTCCGCGGCGAGCGTCTCAAGATGATGGAGGCCCTGTTCGCCCGCCAAGTGGTCGAGAACGAGCGCGTCGCGGACGTGCGCCGCGACTACGTGGACATGGAGGGCCGCCGCCGCGACATCGAGATCAGCCTCCTGCAGGCCGAGCAGAGGCTCGACACCGCGCGCAAGGCCCTCGTCCAGGCCGACAGCGAGCGGCGCCTGACCCTCGAGCGCGACATCGCCACGGTGGAGGCGGAGGCCGAGGCCGCCGAGCGCGCCTACCAGAGCCTTGCCGCGACGGCGACGCTGATGGCGCGGACGAGTCCCGCGGTCGGCCGCGAAGGCGGCGTCGTGGCCTTCGAGATCGTGCGGCGCACCCTGGAGACGACGGAGACGCTGCGCGCGAGCGAATTCGACGTGTTGGAGCCGGGAGACGTGCTCCGGGCCCGGCTCGTTCCTCCGGAGACCGGCCGGCCGGCGACGGCCGCTGTTGAGAAGGAGGCAGCCCTCGGGCCGAACAAGCCATGA